Proteins encoded in a region of the Anoxybacillus amylolyticus genome:
- a CDS encoding ABC transporter ATP-binding protein: MTILQTKSLTLSYGNSIVIDELNMSIPKGEITVFIGANGCGKSTLLRSLARLLKPIGGTVLLEGKEITKMPTKEVAKKMAILPQSPTVPESLTVLQLVKQGRYPHQTWLKQWSKEDEDAVKRALQATGMIQFAERSVDSLSGGQRQRAWIAMTLAQHTEVILLDEPTTYLDVAHQIEILDLLFTLHEQEKRTIVMVLHDLNLACRYAHHIVAIRDKTVYAQGKPEKIISRELVKDVFQLDCEVIYDPLFGTPLCIPYGRGRYLLDREGVS; the protein is encoded by the coding sequence ATGACCATTTTACAAACAAAGTCGCTTACACTGTCTTATGGAAACTCAATCGTCATCGATGAGCTAAATATGAGCATTCCAAAAGGGGAAATTACTGTTTTCATTGGTGCAAATGGATGTGGGAAATCAACGTTATTACGGTCGTTAGCTAGATTACTAAAACCGATTGGTGGGACGGTATTACTTGAGGGAAAAGAGATTACAAAAATGCCCACAAAAGAAGTAGCAAAAAAGATGGCGATTTTACCGCAGTCGCCAACCGTTCCAGAAAGTTTGACCGTTTTGCAACTTGTTAAGCAAGGTCGTTATCCGCACCAAACATGGTTAAAACAATGGTCAAAAGAGGATGAAGATGCGGTTAAGCGCGCACTTCAAGCAACTGGTATGATACAGTTCGCGGAGCGTTCCGTTGACTCTCTCTCAGGAGGACAGCGCCAACGTGCATGGATTGCGATGACATTGGCTCAACATACGGAAGTCATTTTGCTTGATGAACCGACAACTTATTTAGATGTGGCACATCAAATCGAAATTCTTGACTTATTGTTTACATTACATGAACAAGAAAAGCGAACGATTGTCATGGTGCTTCATGATTTAAATTTGGCGTGCCGTTATGCCCATCATATCGTTGCCATCCGTGACAAAACCGTATATGCACAAGGGAAACCGGAGAAAATTATTTCACGTGAGCTTGTCAAAGATGTTTTTCAGCTTGATTGTGAAGTAATCTATGATCCTTTATTTGGAACACCACTTTGTATTCCATATGGAAGAGGTAGATACCTTTTGGATAGGGAAGGAGTATCATGA